TGGAAGGGATATTCTGAGAGCAGTAAGTCAGGATGCTAATTCTTCAACATGTTGAAAGGAAACACTGTTCATGATTCTGGATCAGGAATGCCTTACAAAGGTTTGAACCACAGAGAGGGCTGAAGTGTTTCCCTGGTTACTGTGGTCAACACTAATTCCTTTATCCTACTAAGGATTTTACCTTATCCAAAGTAGCATCAAAAAGACACATAAAGCCGCCTGATTTGAAGATTGCCATGTTTCCTACACTCTCCAATCTTAGAAAAAGACAATAGTGTCAATGGAAGAAGGGTTCAAATGACACATTCTCACAACAAGCCAGTGGGAAAATATTGTGCTAATTCCAGGGTCGAAGAAGTGGGAAATGGACACAAAGTTGGAGGATTCTGTATCCAGAGTTGAAACAGACAAGAACAGCTGCACTGGAGCACTCATAGGAAGAACAGACCAAATGAGGGAGAATCATAAGTCTTCAAGGACACAGACATTTTGATCAGGTTCATACAATTTCTTTATTCTTAGGAATCTACAGGAAGCCTTTCCTTTTGGCCTTACAAACTCCCCTGGTGAATTTAGGAGAGAAGGTGATACTGGAGTGTCGATCAGAGATTATGTTTGAAACTTTCACTTTTACTTCACACAAAAAAGGAATAATCAAGGACTCTCTCCAGATTTCTGCTGAAAATCGTCTTGGGAGGTCCCAGGCTAACTTCAAAATAGGTCCTGTGACACCTGAACATGCTGGGACTTACACATGCTATGGTTCTTACAATCCCTCACCATATGCATGGTCTGAATCCAGTGACCCCATTGACATAAAGATCACAGGTAAGAGCATGTTACCTGCTCATCATTCTCTTtgtgatacagaaaaatattgTATATACTAAAAACTGTGGGAGGTCACAAGGAAAATGAGTGTGGGAAATTTACATGAAGCCAACGTTGGTGAGTGTTTTACTGACatagagaatgaaaagaaatacacaagaaCAGACCATTGGTTATAACATAAAGCACAGATGGAGGGTGATGCAAAGGAGTCATAagtagagataaacagaaaatggcGATTGGGTGAGCATGATATGAACCAGAGAGAATGAAGTCTTTCTACtaacatttagaaaatttttGATTTCTACCTTTACAAGAAGTCTACCAAGAAAACCAGACATATAATGTGTTATGACCTGAGTCCAAATACTTAGTTGGGCTGGTTCTTAATGAATCCTTATGCCTTCACACAGGTGGCACCCAGGAATTGCTGGGAGTTAGTAAACATGGAATGTGTGCTAAGAAAAAGACTACAAAAAGACAGAATCAATCCTGAATGGAAACTTTGAAATAGAGATGGAAAAATTATAGCAGATATTAAATATATCAAGACAGAGCTTGTCAGATACATAATATATCTGGCTTTCATGGTAGAATTCTTATAGACATAGAACCCCAAAACAAATTCTAAACCAAATGCTTGGGAGGCAAACAATAGATCACACTTGAGCAGTACACATtgagaggaacaagagaggaaagatCACCATGGCCACTGTTCAAGAGAAATACAAATGTTTATGGGTTATTCTGTACTTCGAAGTGAGATTAATTAGTGGAAGTTGAGGGGCAATTGAGAATAATAGCATTATTATGATTAATAttctacatatataaatatatggaacaacaatttttaaaaacaatttaaacacatgaaatgatgtaattgtatttcaatttcaaaaactaaaaaatatttcttaaaaagtataaaatatatattatatatattgaatgCACATGAATATTTCATAATGATATCAATTGCTAGATAAAATTTATTAtgttataaaaacatattttaaaacacagatggAATGAACCAATGAAAATAGaggcagaaaatataaaaaagcaaaaactgtCATAACATATTTGAGTAAGAAGTGAAGTCATAGACTAAATATGATAACATagaatagaggaaagaaaaggaaaaagagaagagagagagatggtgagaggcaggaagatcacagaaATGGAATCATAAAGAGGGAACACTGAGCAGTGAATAAACACTAGTAAGAAACTTTCTCTATaactgtctctggctcttttcttccaggtttaTATAAGAAACCTTCTCTGTCAGCCCTGATGGGCCCTGAGGTGATATCAGGGGAGAACATGACCTTGTCCTGCATCTCTGACCATCAGTTTGACATGTTCCATCTGTCCAGAGAAGGGGTGCCTCTGGGGCAGGGGCTGCCTGCAGTGCAGAGTCACAATAGGACATTCCAAGCCAACTTCCTTCTTGGTCCTGTAATCCGGAAAGGCAACTATAGATGCTATGGCTCTTTCAGTAACTCTTCCCATGTGTGGTCATCCCCAAGTGACCCATGGTACCTTCCTGTCACAGGTAAGAAACCCTTATATAGATCTCACGTCTTGTGACTAATGAAATACTAAAACCATGTCTGGGAACCATCCAACTGATAATAGAGAAAAAGTTTCATGGGGAACTACAGTAAAGAATTGCTGTACATGCTtgtgtcatatatgtatatgtgtgtgtgtgtaagatattTATATACCTATATAGGTGTACATAtgtaaacaaatatgtatataggtgtatatgtgtatgtatatatctgacacatatatatgtaaatgtgcatatctgtagacataca
The nucleotide sequence above comes from Peromyscus maniculatus bairdii isolate BWxNUB_F1_BW_parent chromosome 1, HU_Pman_BW_mat_3.1, whole genome shotgun sequence. Encoded proteins:
- the LOC102914935 gene encoding killer cell immunoglobulin-like receptor 3DL1; amino-acid sequence: MSPISGIPYVPCIQTGDQDKPILSAWPSHVVPQGHHVEFQCNYHSDYDTLNLYKEHGNPIPQMHGSSSTGKFVLGPVTPEYAGTYRCYGFNYQSPDVTSAHSDPLKIIISGIYRKPFLLALQTPLVNLGEKVILECRSEIMFETFTFTSHKKGIIKDSLQISAENRLGRSQANFKIGPVTPEHAGTYTCYGSYNPSPYAWSESSDPIDIKITGLYKKPSLSALMGPEVISGENMTLSCISDHQFDMFHLSREGVPLGQGLPAVQSHNRTFQANFLLGPVIRKGNYRCYGSFSNSSHVWSSPSDPWYLPVTGKKPLYRSHVL